Within Topomyia yanbarensis strain Yona2022 chromosome 2, ASM3024719v1, whole genome shotgun sequence, the genomic segment aattgcatcggaaacaatcacattcccagcagaactttttgttttctaatttcaaacacttttgtttcgtactgcacacaacggaaaattttaaaacagaacttaccgtcccagcagcagttaaagcgggtgttctttttcgattcaaattcaagccatgtcttaagcgttactggacttaaaattgttttcccagtttaaccagtcagaatatctgtcctaccctatgtatttaaaacacagttctaattgcgtttaaaggtatacaacaaatacggttgggtatactaatttaaattttaaaataaatctgttttaaattatgaaacaaaccactgtactgaagatataattatgtcagtcctattaccacataaaacacctatataacataaaacgctgcagaattggtttaataatacaatgtttacactacagagttataacacgttttaataattagcaacaagaaaaatgtcaccaagatagcataaaaacccgttttaactggtagtgcgaacgttgcataacaatgtaatttatcaaataatttcatttttccaccactaatcgatcaagaaatacttacacttaagattgtttacttaagttcattagtacattattgaaaatttaaatggaaaatgaaatttcatattttatggagaatctgatTCAAGCTAAACGGAATTTCATCGAATTTCGAGTGAATCTGTACGTACTCCAAAATAATTTATTGGAAATCACAGTTGTACAAAATCAAGCGAAATACCTCACGAAaacttgcaaaaaaaaattaaagggttgtgtacaggacacgaccacggtgacattaaaaatatagcttttttatctatcacacatatcgacacacgttcttgttcactcgcctgttttcatatgttacaatttgctatataccctccccattaaaacataatttattgaaggtcttttaacggtaatctattaattaatcaagtatctcactaggtgattggcattatttggctgatccatctagtaaaaataggctggtctgtccagaaaatatattcaatagaaaagttccatattgagagctgtgatgaggaaacccacgcccgccaacggaaatatacagattctccataaaatatgaaatttcattttccatttaaattttcaataatgtactaataaacttaagtaaacaatcttaagtgtaagtatttcttgatcgattagtggtggaaaaatgaaattatttgataaattacattgttatgcaacgttcgcactaccagttaaaacgggtttttatgctatcttggtgacatttttcttgttgctaattattaaaacgtgttataactctgtagtgtaaacattgtattattaaaccaattctgcagcgttttatgttatataggtgttttatgtggtaataggactgacataattatatcttcagtacagtggtttgtttcataatttaaaacagatttattttaaaatttaaattagtatacccaaccgtatttgttgtatacctttaaacgcaattagaactgtgttttaaatacatagggtaggacagatattctgactggttaaactgggaaaacaattttaagtccagtaacgcttaagacatggcttgaatttgaatcgaaaaagaacacccgctttaactgctgctgggacggtaagttctgttttaaaattttccgttgtgtgcagtacgaaacaaaagtgtttgaaattagaaaacaaaaagttctgctgggaatgtgattgtttccgatgcaattacactcagatttttcacgcaggggatacaggccgtgtaaatgaaaaccgcgtaaatttaaaaaaaacgcgttgatgaaaaccgcgtaaatttcaaaatccgcgtaaaaaacctgagtgtactcttctatataaaatactacgctgctgaacagtgcaataactacagaagcacgttgtcagatgccttactgataaaaaacatataaccgaaatatgaaacatgaaaaccaattggctctttaccctacgcagctacaaagcgccgtaaacatggattaacaagttacaacgcacacgcatgcataaaaataaatatatttttttcaaacgcaacactcctaagcagcacacaccgtattgaattaaatccaaaccaccccgcccacccactttgcaaatcattctgtgaccattgatgccacaagtacagatttatctagaaagatacagatttttgaagcatttttggtacaTATTCTgaacggtacagattacagatttttgtaaaaaagtacagattggtacagatttttttacataacatcaagttaaaataatttaaccctgcgatgcatcccagtaaacagcAGGTAAACGTTGATTTAGGCAGCAGTGATGGCAAGAATTTGAAGTGAAGCGTTACTGATTGAACTTTAACTGAAGCTGCCATTAGAATGCGATATGCGAGAAATatgcttccagcaaatcaaagggatgatgtctaagTGAAAGCCGGGCGAATCTTTTCGGAGTGCATACGTTTACTCTGACCTgctccatttgaattcctgcaagcaggtttctctatcctattgatattaccagccccatatcagcttctcgccgccactctgttggCCACCTTTCGTTGCAAACAAAAGTAGCAGcgagaatttgagctggagctgatattgacattacccagtcaaactcattCGGAATTCAAACTGGTTTCTTGTGGAATaccagctcaaataaaacaaccgactcagaatgtctggtttgatttccccgaatgaaaaatacttatgtttaagaaaaatgttttttttaaacaacctTTTTATCatttgggtacagaatccggtgcagatttttctatagaagtgtacagatagaaaagatttttcaactgccggtacagatttaattgtggcaacactgtctgtgacaccatgctggtacccgacaaatccgcacacggccaccgctgccgaaaatgcatagcgtctaccgcttattgtagtgcccagacgctgcagccatgatcttacccgttcgacataagaacaaaaactgattcaaacgggtacgcgtcacctctatttataaactaaccgtatatggtttagtcacttaggtgcgagtgtgtgcaaatgccaacgttaccgaaaatcgatagcgcttattgcatcgcccggagacgacgttgctcgtgtgggataagagcaacaactgatttaaacggacatgcgttgcttctatttatgacttttcgtgtttcattgagcaactaagctgccctcttttgacggctgtgtctgagaaatctgcctaccgaatggtatttttcccgttttttgtgaactttttaattttaccaatttccaaaagtctacttttattggggagatattaaattattaccaatatttaagttaggtgtttctgaatcggttggtgtatgaatgattaaaatccatctagtaatatcggagttataagcgtgcaaaccttacatagtttcgttacatgggagatagtttagattttagaatgacacctagccccagatagtggagtaagacatttttaatgtcaaaaatcataAATGTTGACGCTTAGACTACAtaatagtgatattttcatgatcgaacatcacttaatatcctatttataccaatttgaagaaaatgacgaaaacttacttttgctcattttttgtagtgtgtttaccgtaaatactcaaccGCTTATGTAACGTAGTTGGCATGTATTGGAGGATTTGTGGGCatgatataaataaaacaaatgcattattcACGCAGAAGAATTAggcctttttgaatcaacaaaacgatttattgaatctaaaacgtggcgaatgactgtttcaaactgaaatgggcgtttttcgaaagcatgtatttggtttagctcaacaaatacttctgtttacattttaaatagaaacattgttgaatcaaaataaaatttgttagatctaactgatcCCTTCGTTTAAACCCAACAGAATCTTTgcttaatttcaactaaatttgagttgttctctccttcGGTTAATACAAAAGATTAGTTTTTGTATCTTCAAACTggtttgttcggttaaacttatcatgattttgttgtttcaaacgaaatagttgttgaaactactgaaaagtcaacaaatgaattagttggtaatttcaaccagcagtattgattgaatcaaacctgaatcttatttgtcactatatcaaacgggaaaattgttatttaaaaccaaaatttgtttattttcactaattttttttctacgtGTTTTTTATCCCTAACGGTACTGTTTCGCTAGTAATGGGCACTGTTTCCACTCTCCTCTGTATCAAATCACCTTGGTTTCCCCTATTCTTTGAGTTAATAGAAGTtgaaatttgataaatttcccTAAATTCCGTGCGATCATCTTTAACTCGCTGGAAAACCCTACCTGATGTTTGTAGGATtcctaccctagtaacaattgtagttttatgatagttttatagctacTGATAGAACTTATattgcgtgctataaaacttcaattgttacttgggtatgaAGTTTGAAAGCCTTCCGTGAAGTTTACAGAGATACTCCGAGCTTCAATAAAAATAATCTTGAAATTATTTATACTTCCTTTAATTACAGTTTCGTCTAAATTGTCTGAATTTCTAAGAACCTCTCTGAAATTAAGAAACCCGATGCAGTTTGTTTCCTgaaatttgattcatctgatacTTGATAGATGATTCATCTGATACTTGATAGATTTTAATGATAGATACTTATGGTATACTAGAAGAACGAAATGATTGATGGAGTTCTTTAAGCTTCTCAGAGTTTGCTTTACCTTGAAACCCTTAATTCGTCCCGTTTTCTTGATAAAACAAACAACAAATTgctgtacgtactatcgaggcaaTATATACGTACTACCAACGGTACGTATTAACGAGAATGCGTACTATCTAGAAATCGTGGAAATTTTTTTCTTAGCATAACCATATTCAAAATTGCATTTGTTAAAAtcgaattattaaattataattattaaattCCACTTACTATTACAGGTGGAAGAACAATGGCGCTACACGCTGACCGTTTTCGTACTGAGCTTCGTCAGCAGTTGGATTCTGTTCGCCATCCTGTGGTATCTGATAGCATACGCTCACGGGGATTTGAGTTTCGATCCGGAAACTGGTAAACGTCTGGGAGACGGCACATTCCCATGCGTGGAGGGTGCCACCACGTTCGTGGCGTTTTTGCTATTCAGTATTGAAACGCAAGTTTCCACTGGATACGGCGCAAAAACTCCCACCGAGGAGTGTCCGGAAGCGTTGTTTCTATTGATAGTACAAATCATAGTCGGTTTAGTAATAGACGCCGCCATGGTTGGAATCGTTTACGCTAAGATGGTACGACCACCGAAGAAAATTTCCGACATGAAGTTCAGCAAAAAAGCTGTGATTTGTCAGCGCGATGGGAAGCTTTGCTTCGTCTTTCGATTGTGTGATCTCAAGCATCAGCACGCGATTGAAACCAAAATATATGCCGTCATGCTGGAACAGCGCCGTTCCTTGGAGGGGGAACTAATCGAAAAACACGAATCGGTCATGCAGCTGGAGAATAACGGTCGTATTCTGCTGATGTGGCCAGTTACGGTTTGTCATGTGATTGACAGCGACAGTCCACTTTTTGACATCTCGGCCAAGGATCTTCTACAGAAGCGGTTCGAAATTGTGGTAACGCTAAGCGGTGGAACAATGACCACCGGGCAGGTGAATGAAGCGAGGACATCCTATCTACCAGGAGAAATTTTCTGGGGTCATCGATTTGTGAACATTATTCATTACGATAGGACCCACGACCATTATGTTGCCGCCAATGAACACATGGATTCCATAGAACCTGTGGATACGCCACTTTGTAGTGCAAGGCGAATGAAAGAGGTACTTGATGAAGTGCAACAATATATGGAAAATGACCGACAGAGGGAGTTTGATGGATTGGAATGTCGATCAATAGACGAAGATGATGGGCACGAGGTAGCTTGTTGAATTCAGTTTAATTACCACCGAATATTTgaatgttttatattttttattcacaGGATAGTGATTCCGATAATGGCATCCATTTAGAACGACTCAAAGCTACAACATTACTGCTGAAAAAAGAAACGAACAACTCGAATCAAGCCAACGGTGAAGTAACATCTGGGCTAACCTCGGACAAACCAGAACTTCCTTCTTCGGACCTCAATGAAAAACAGAAAACTAGCGAATGTTAATTTGCTTTGTTTaattactttatttttattaagaacAGAGATAATGGTTTAAAAAACTTTTGCCAcgcttttatatatttttagtcgGGAAAAGTCCATTGAATTATTGTTAGGATCCTATGAAGGATAAACTCTGAATGCACGTTCTGGTACAAACCCCCCTTTttgctttttgaaaaatttattatgTTCAACTAAagtatgcctaatattttaaatggaatttgcaaaagttatcacGTGAGAGTATTTTGTGGAAAGTGGtgaccaaggatgcaaaatgcctaccttttctgcggctgtaatttttctgcctacattctcatttctctttcggcgctgctgtcgttcgctagtgcatGACGCcaagcgctgtacggcagtctgtaagcaaagctgTAACATGACATAAAAATACtgccccagtacagccaccagacgcgagcggcacagcttctctttccttattttacacattttaatatttttaatctattcaatatttttaatcacaaacgacgacaatgaatgcggttcgtttacgcaaCGACCgtcatcaacgctttcgtgtgtgggggttctccctttgactatgcagagaaaagtgtacaaagcgagagaacaaactttactacgccacactctcaccgagcagtcggagtacagcagcaaaacaaaaatgaattcTACTGCtatacgggaaaatgtactcggtttggctaccgttctggcaagagctgtagtgatgcatCGCTGTAGCGTGCTGTATGGcttgtaaatataccgaaaaaaatatagcttaccggtaccgttggcatccctggtggCGACAGACCTCGACTTCTACTGGTCTGCTCGTTATGGAGGCTAGATCAACCGCCGAGGAATACAACGAGTAGACCATGGCGCCGCGGGGAACTAAATGGCTCCTGGTATCGTGACAAAtctgggagcttattggttcactaaacggacatcggtacccagagaaatttcgccacattctgtagtccttcactgacggcgcacatggactggagagtgtgcgagaagtatccTTATAGCGACCTCCAGGcaattcgctaccgcatcggaaacctgctgcagcacggaaaaggacgaccggcaagctaaagtggaagacgaaacaCTTCAATAAAATCCTCCTTGTTGAGTCACTTCGGCGGacagcggaatcaagtacgttgatgcgactgatctaaca encodes:
- the LOC131679073 gene encoding ATP-sensitive inward rectifier potassium channel 11-like, with the protein product MSLDTLESSSASPYAHGKQWRRRASSEPTNQTNCRNSRPMTIVNYNRQESFDLFTSPGSPYHIRKPVAVERNERSRLWVEQQQRQQLKPLGDSDWKGSQESDIHLDDTHLGHHNHHHHQHSHHQQHQKHYHHHVQHPSTTFHGDADEAVGFHPHEEQLQFPIILQSARNMQHIRQRLRRDPEHQGRRAIRSTRVINKAGERNVLFLHLPQKSVRFVKDLVTTLVEEQWRYTLTVFVLSFVSSWILFAILWYLIAYAHGDLSFDPETGKRLGDGTFPCVEGATTFVAFLLFSIETQVSTGYGAKTPTEECPEALFLLIVQIIVGLVIDAAMVGIVYAKMVRPPKKISDMKFSKKAVICQRDGKLCFVFRLCDLKHQHAIETKIYAVMLEQRRSLEGELIEKHESVMQLENNGRILLMWPVTVCHVIDSDSPLFDISAKDLLQKRFEIVVTLSGGTMTTGQVNEARTSYLPGEIFWGHRFVNIIHYDRTHDHYVAANEHMDSIEPVDTPLCSARRMKEVLDEVQQYMENDRQREFDGLECRSIDEDDGHEDSDSDNGIHLERLKATTLLLKKETNNSNQANGEVTSGLTSDKPELPSSDLNEKQKTSEC